In Labilithrix sp., a single genomic region encodes these proteins:
- a CDS encoding Uma2 family endonuclease: protein MLDVSAKMTADEFLAWEREQPGRHHYVRGDVVEVAGGSPRHNRLSARATSALDRAAVGTACGAFSSDQKLGLHDDEFVCADGSVVCGPLQLRPGTKDVITNPSLVVEVLSKSTEGYDRGDKQRGYLALQSLVHLLFVSQREVRVEVYTRQDDGSFRFEVLGAGATIALQQPAATLSVDAIYAGVFDLPADDG, encoded by the coding sequence GGCGGACGAGTTCCTCGCATGGGAGCGCGAGCAACCCGGCCGTCATCACTACGTTCGCGGCGACGTCGTCGAGGTGGCAGGCGGCTCGCCGCGGCACAACCGGCTGAGCGCGCGGGCGACGTCGGCCCTCGACCGTGCCGCGGTCGGCACGGCGTGCGGGGCGTTCAGCTCGGACCAGAAGCTCGGTCTCCACGACGATGAATTCGTTTGCGCCGACGGGAGCGTCGTCTGCGGGCCGCTTCAGCTGCGTCCCGGCACGAAGGACGTCATCACGAATCCGTCGCTCGTCGTCGAGGTCCTCTCGAAGAGCACGGAAGGGTATGACCGCGGGGACAAGCAGAGAGGTTACCTCGCGCTCCAGTCGCTCGTGCACCTCCTCTTCGTCTCCCAGCGCGAGGTGCGCGTCGAGGTGTATACGCGTCAGGACGACGGCAGCTTCCGTTTCGAGGTGCTCGGAGCCGGGGCCACGATCGCGCTCCAGCAGCCCGCGGCGACGCTCTCGGTCGACGCGATCTACGCCGGCGTGTTCGATCTCCCGGCCGACGACGGATGA
- a CDS encoding acyl-CoA dehydrogenase family protein yields MSFGFPPQLAELRTRVRAFVDDEVIPAEKAILKEDETKERTTLNALRVKARAAGLFVPHLPTEHGGLGLGIMGMCALFREMGRSPVGAACFNCDAPDQGNMDLLLRSGSEAVKARWLAPLARGEITSGFSMTEPAPGAGADPSNLKTRATKTDGGWVVDGHKWYTTGGGDAAFLIVMARTSDDPRTGATMFVVDRKAKGVEHVRDVPVMSPPILQHREAELRFHAVEVGDDAVLGEVGQGFMLAQKRLVPARLTHCMRWLGWADRALAMCRDYVLTRESFGKTLAHHQLIQKKIADAVHGIHAGNLMTIHCASMLEAGLDKEARPYSSMAKNHVAKTLCQLLDDAIQMHGSLGYSEDLPFSLWYRFARSARIADGPDEVHDVVVARDFLRGALTTLV; encoded by the coding sequence ATGTCCTTCGGGTTTCCTCCGCAGCTGGCCGAGCTTCGTACGCGTGTTCGTGCCTTCGTCGATGACGAGGTGATTCCTGCCGAGAAGGCGATCCTCAAAGAGGACGAGACGAAGGAGCGGACCACGCTGAACGCGCTCCGCGTGAAGGCGCGTGCGGCGGGGCTCTTCGTCCCGCACCTGCCCACCGAGCACGGCGGGCTCGGGCTCGGCATCATGGGGATGTGCGCGCTCTTTCGTGAGATGGGGCGCTCGCCCGTCGGCGCGGCGTGCTTCAACTGCGACGCGCCCGATCAAGGGAACATGGACCTCCTCCTCCGCTCCGGCAGCGAGGCGGTGAAGGCGCGGTGGCTCGCGCCGCTCGCGCGCGGCGAGATCACGAGCGGCTTCTCGATGACGGAGCCCGCGCCCGGCGCCGGCGCCGATCCCTCGAACCTCAAGACGCGTGCGACGAAGACCGACGGAGGATGGGTCGTCGACGGTCACAAGTGGTACACGACCGGCGGCGGCGACGCGGCGTTCCTCATCGTGATGGCGCGGACGAGCGACGATCCGCGCACCGGCGCGACGATGTTCGTCGTCGACCGCAAGGCGAAGGGCGTGGAGCACGTGCGCGACGTCCCCGTGATGAGCCCGCCGATCTTGCAGCACCGCGAGGCGGAGCTCCGCTTCCACGCGGTCGAGGTCGGCGACGACGCGGTGCTGGGCGAGGTGGGGCAGGGGTTCATGCTCGCGCAGAAGCGGCTCGTCCCCGCGCGGCTCACGCACTGCATGCGGTGGCTCGGGTGGGCCGATCGCGCGCTCGCGATGTGCCGCGACTACGTGCTGACGCGCGAGAGCTTCGGCAAGACGCTCGCGCATCACCAGCTGATCCAGAAGAAGATCGCCGACGCGGTGCACGGCATCCACGCCGGCAACCTGATGACGATCCACTGCGCCTCGATGCTCGAGGCCGGCCTCGACAAGGAGGCGCGGCCCTACTCGTCGATGGCGAAGAACCACGTCGCGAAGACGCTCTGCCAGCTCCTCGACGATGCGATCCAGATGCACGGCTCCCTCGGATACAGCGAAGATCTGCCGTTTTCCCTCTGGTATCGGTTCGCGCGGTCGGCGCGGATCGCCGACGGGCCCGACGAGGTGCACGACGTGGTGGTCGCGCGCGACTTCCTACGTGGCGCGTTGACGACGCTCGTCTGA
- a CDS encoding chlorite dismutase family protein, whose product MSEASTQPGLPTIDVNEYGGKKDGVKQQMNRRLFMQLLVFRTRPGPHALSGGPHSAPESLGQELLDALRKRKTAGVVYADTMDPRGLALLTWSEDPSHFVKEVRPLFTESFMARVKLRHDYGMLGRTYATGHEPELEWTLLKRPIENVTNPSYPWHVWYPLRRKGTFAKLEPIEQSHTLREHAALGIAYGQAELAHDVRLACHGIDAGDNEFVIGLVGKDLHPLSHLVQAMRKTRQTSEFIEKMGPFFVGWVLGTSTGA is encoded by the coding sequence ATGAGCGAGGCTTCCACTCAGCCAGGCCTGCCGACGATCGACGTCAACGAGTACGGCGGCAAGAAGGACGGCGTGAAGCAGCAGATGAACCGGCGGCTGTTCATGCAGCTGCTCGTGTTCCGCACGCGCCCCGGTCCGCACGCGCTGAGCGGCGGTCCGCACAGCGCGCCCGAGTCCCTCGGGCAGGAGCTCCTCGACGCGCTGCGGAAGCGGAAGACCGCGGGCGTCGTTTACGCCGACACGATGGACCCGCGCGGGCTCGCGCTCCTCACGTGGAGCGAGGACCCGAGCCACTTCGTGAAGGAGGTGCGCCCGCTCTTCACCGAGTCGTTCATGGCGCGGGTGAAGCTGCGTCACGACTACGGGATGCTCGGGCGTACGTACGCGACGGGACACGAGCCGGAGCTCGAGTGGACGCTCCTCAAGCGGCCGATCGAGAACGTCACGAACCCCTCCTATCCGTGGCACGTCTGGTACCCGCTCCGGCGAAAAGGGACCTTCGCGAAGCTCGAGCCGATCGAGCAGAGCCACACGCTCCGTGAGCACGCGGCGCTCGGCATCGCCTACGGCCAGGCCGAGCTCGCGCACGACGTCCGGCTCGCGTGCCACGGCATCGACGCGGGTGACAACGAGTTCGTGATCGGCCTCGTCGGCAAGGACCTCCACCCGCTCTCGCACCTCGTGCAGGCGATGCGCAAGACGCGTCAGACGAGCGAGTTCATCGAGAAGATGGGACCGTTCTTCGTCGGCTGGGTCCTCGGGACGAGCACCGGCGCATGA
- a CDS encoding formylmethanofuran dehydrogenase subunit E family protein, whose protein sequence is MRLWPLAALLVACASTPAPAPAPAVGTAPAPAVDPLDEVARVHGAPGPWAVAGYRMSEYALNKLGLSRGSFDLRITHHTPPKVKYSCIADGAAAQSGASLGKLNLSLVDASEEDVLTEYENKKTGQKVVLRPAASFRARYADTPRDKARELGREVLGLPAEQVFEEVPSS, encoded by the coding sequence ATGAGGCTCTGGCCGCTCGCGGCGCTCCTCGTCGCGTGCGCTTCGACCCCGGCACCTGCGCCCGCTCCGGCGGTCGGGACGGCGCCCGCTCCGGCGGTCGATCCGCTCGACGAGGTCGCGCGCGTTCATGGTGCGCCGGGGCCTTGGGCGGTCGCGGGGTACCGCATGAGCGAGTACGCGCTGAACAAGCTCGGGCTCTCGCGCGGCAGCTTCGACCTCCGGATCACGCATCACACGCCGCCGAAGGTGAAGTACTCGTGCATCGCGGACGGCGCGGCGGCGCAGTCGGGGGCGAGCCTCGGGAAGCTGAACCTCTCGCTCGTCGACGCGTCGGAAGAGGACGTCCTCACCGAGTACGAGAACAAGAAGACAGGACAGAAGGTCGTTCTCCGACCGGCGGCGTCGTTCCGCGCGCGCTACGCGGACACGCCGCGCGACAAGGCGCGCGAGCTCGGGCGCGAGGTGCTCGGCCTTCCGGCGGAGCAGGTCTTCGAAGAGGTGCCCTCGTCGTGA
- a CDS encoding serine/threonine-protein phosphatase has translation MPYRMPGTRTVIDYAGASVTGRHREINEDAWGAIESASVFIVADGGGGESSGRMAADLAVTSFRRYFSGREAGMSQGGLAPPGADPLAVAVLEANTRILQNAVGDSVGMGCALIGLRLAPPWLISVSAGDCRLYRYRRGYDPATYASADETGGELRRLSMDDVLALEMWRTGATLDQAAEIDQQHPNVVTRIVGIRPDLDVSVSYFPLLANDLYLLCSDGITRQLDDYTIRAIISNDEEDLSSRCDALVQAADEQVGADNVTAVLLHLV, from the coding sequence ATGCCGTACCGCATGCCCGGCACGCGCACCGTCATCGACTACGCGGGCGCGTCGGTCACGGGGCGGCACCGAGAGATCAACGAAGACGCGTGGGGCGCGATCGAGAGCGCGAGCGTGTTCATCGTCGCGGACGGCGGGGGCGGCGAGTCGTCGGGGCGCATGGCGGCGGACCTCGCGGTGACGAGCTTCCGCCGCTACTTCTCGGGCCGCGAAGCGGGCATGTCGCAGGGCGGCCTCGCGCCGCCGGGCGCGGATCCGCTCGCGGTCGCGGTGCTCGAGGCGAACACGCGCATCCTGCAGAACGCGGTCGGCGACAGCGTCGGGATGGGCTGCGCGCTCATCGGCCTCCGCCTCGCGCCGCCGTGGCTCATCTCGGTGTCGGCCGGTGACTGCCGGCTCTATCGCTACCGCCGCGGCTACGATCCGGCGACGTACGCGTCGGCCGACGAGACGGGCGGCGAGCTCCGGCGTCTCAGCATGGACGACGTGCTCGCGCTCGAGATGTGGCGCACCGGCGCGACGCTCGATCAGGCGGCGGAGATCGATCAGCAGCACCCGAACGTGGTGACGCGCATCGTCGGCATTCGTCCCGACCTCGACGTCTCGGTGAGCTACTTCCCGCTCCTCGCGAACGACCTCTACCTCCTCTGCTCCGACGGCATCACGCGCCAGCTCGACGACTACACGATCCGCGCCATCATCTCGAACGACGAGGAGGACCTCTCGTCCCGCTGCGACGCGCTCGTCCAAGCCGCCGACGAACAGGTCGGCGCCGACAACGTGACCGCCGTGCTGCTTCATCTTGTTTGA
- a CDS encoding sigma 54-dependent Fis family transcriptional regulator has translation MTREEETRSLINRAPRDPDAPRPSFSLTVVSGADRGLVVELDGATAASRTLVGASPACTLRLTDPLVSRRHAAFEVEADGLRVQDLGSKNGTVVNGLRVTDALLAGGEVVRVGATMIKAERLARVSTTKTPTAMAFGRVVGGSPEMRRLYPLLQSLAASTDPVLIEGETGTGKELLAEALHEKGPRSAGPFVVFDCASRTGGSAIAALFGVEGGAAGVFEQARGGTLLLDEVAELEPEAQAGLLDALAQGRILREGARDFAPIDVRLLVATRRDLDAEVQEGRFREDVLAWLAPHRVELPPLRKRQGDVGLLARHFWRVIGGGDTLPADFAARLETYAWPGNVRELANMVARRFASGQDEAEAIPHAGTDATLGAALEKILESDMPFSSARSAALAEFEKRYVARVLARHGGHVGRAAAASGIARRYFQVLRGRSR, from the coding sequence ATGACGCGCGAAGAAGAGACCCGCAGCCTGATCAACCGTGCGCCGCGCGATCCGGACGCGCCGCGGCCGTCGTTCTCCCTCACCGTCGTCTCGGGCGCCGATCGCGGGCTCGTCGTCGAGCTCGACGGCGCGACCGCGGCGTCGCGCACGCTCGTCGGCGCCTCGCCCGCGTGCACGTTGCGGCTGACCGATCCGCTCGTCTCGCGCCGTCACGCCGCGTTCGAGGTCGAGGCGGACGGCCTCCGCGTGCAGGACCTCGGCTCGAAGAACGGCACCGTCGTGAACGGCCTCCGCGTCACCGACGCGCTCCTCGCCGGCGGCGAGGTCGTGCGCGTCGGCGCGACCATGATCAAGGCGGAGCGCCTCGCGCGCGTCTCGACGACGAAGACGCCGACCGCGATGGCGTTCGGCCGCGTCGTCGGCGGGAGCCCGGAGATGCGTCGGCTCTATCCGCTCTTGCAGTCGCTCGCGGCGTCGACCGATCCGGTGCTGATCGAAGGAGAGACCGGCACCGGCAAGGAGCTCCTCGCGGAGGCGCTCCACGAGAAGGGCCCGCGCTCGGCGGGGCCGTTCGTGGTGTTCGACTGCGCGTCGCGGACCGGCGGGAGCGCGATCGCGGCGCTCTTCGGGGTGGAGGGCGGCGCGGCGGGCGTGTTCGAGCAAGCGCGCGGCGGCACGCTCCTCCTCGACGAGGTCGCGGAGCTCGAGCCCGAGGCGCAGGCCGGCCTCCTCGACGCGCTCGCGCAGGGTCGCATCCTCCGCGAGGGCGCGCGCGACTTCGCGCCGATCGACGTGCGCCTCCTCGTCGCCACGCGCCGCGATCTCGACGCGGAGGTGCAGGAGGGACGCTTCCGCGAGGACGTCCTCGCGTGGCTCGCGCCTCATCGCGTCGAGCTCCCGCCGCTGCGGAAGCGGCAGGGCGACGTCGGCCTCCTCGCGCGCCACTTCTGGCGCGTGATCGGCGGCGGCGACACGCTGCCCGCCGACTTCGCCGCGCGGCTCGAGACGTACGCGTGGCCCGGCAACGTCCGCGAGCTCGCGAACATGGTCGCGCGCCGCTTCGCGAGCGGCCAGGACGAGGCGGAGGCGATCCCGCACGCGGGCACCGACGCGACGCTCGGCGCCGCGCTCGAGAAGATCCTCGAGAGCGACATGCCGTTCTCGAGCGCCCGCTCCGCCGCCCTCGCCGAGTTCGAGAAGCGCTACGTCGCGCGCGTGCTCGCCCGCCACGGCGGCCACGTCGGCCGCGCCGCCGCCGCGTCGGGCATCGCGCGCCGCTACTTCCAGGTCCTGCGCGGTCGGAGCCGCTGA
- a CDS encoding L,D-transpeptidase, translating into MRFWLFLVVPVFGLVLLVACGNRAKHEEAVPTASDASTTAAELDAAPLGAADAGAQERRLVMQLAAANFVASVSDQPDWPENDAGARRMGYLRNGAVVDAYDPPVKNDECKDGWYELVTGGYVCGKHATIDLTNPRVRLAPKQPDRDAGMPYRYGVNVSDGTPLYRRVLNAEDRRRYEHPARPKPAASAEPASEAKEEEPAAAAAAEPVEPAPPAEAKDDEPPLSQEEEPPPQRKHTKDKHRPSAKKDKHAKKDKDEKKDLKPVADPFKDRSKGDRPSLKELKGRGVLVRKLARGFTIALDREFKGAGTRWWRTTFGFAVPFDRVAVQAGQTKHQGNWFNGANAVAPMMPLPAYPNLAELDASAEVVTPDAGAPIAGTVGFIMFSGASKLEIKEDEKGNLKVGWGAQPLPKRSAVLLSGRTQVVNGATYYETVGGFYVLLPQLKLTRPQIPADVGEGEKWIDVDVTRQQLVAFEGRRPVFATLISSGRKNEGDPEHNYATPPGVYRVREKHVTATMDADTAADGPYSIEDVPWVMYFQGSYALHGAFWHDSFGNQRSHGCVNMSPDDARRLFDWADPPLPNGWHGVFSKDDNSGSRVVVHEDPPPKRR; encoded by the coding sequence GTGCGGTTCTGGCTGTTTCTCGTCGTCCCGGTCTTCGGGCTGGTCTTGCTCGTCGCCTGCGGGAATCGCGCGAAGCACGAGGAAGCGGTGCCGACGGCGTCGGACGCCTCGACCACGGCGGCGGAGCTCGACGCCGCACCGCTCGGCGCGGCCGACGCGGGAGCGCAAGAGCGTCGCCTCGTCATGCAGCTCGCCGCCGCGAACTTCGTCGCGTCGGTGAGCGATCAGCCCGACTGGCCCGAGAACGACGCCGGCGCGCGGCGCATGGGGTACCTCCGCAACGGCGCCGTCGTCGACGCGTACGACCCGCCGGTCAAGAACGACGAGTGCAAGGACGGCTGGTACGAGCTCGTCACCGGCGGCTACGTCTGCGGCAAGCACGCGACGATCGACCTCACCAACCCGCGCGTCCGCCTCGCGCCGAAGCAGCCCGATCGCGACGCCGGCATGCCCTATCGCTACGGCGTCAACGTCTCGGACGGGACGCCGCTCTACCGCCGCGTCCTCAACGCCGAAGACCGCCGGCGCTACGAGCACCCCGCGCGGCCCAAGCCCGCCGCGAGCGCCGAGCCTGCGAGCGAGGCGAAGGAGGAAGAGCCCGCCGCCGCCGCTGCCGCCGAGCCGGTCGAGCCCGCGCCGCCGGCCGAGGCGAAGGACGACGAGCCGCCGCTCTCGCAGGAAGAAGAGCCTCCGCCGCAGCGAAAGCACACGAAGGACAAGCATCGTCCCTCCGCGAAGAAGGACAAACACGCGAAGAAGGACAAGGACGAGAAGAAGGACCTCAAGCCCGTCGCCGATCCGTTCAAGGACCGGAGCAAGGGCGATCGCCCCTCGCTCAAGGAGCTGAAGGGGCGCGGCGTCCTCGTGCGGAAGCTCGCGCGCGGGTTCACCATCGCGCTCGATCGCGAGTTCAAGGGGGCGGGCACGCGCTGGTGGCGGACCACCTTCGGCTTCGCCGTCCCGTTCGATCGCGTCGCGGTCCAGGCGGGGCAGACGAAACATCAGGGCAACTGGTTCAACGGCGCGAACGCCGTCGCCCCGATGATGCCGCTGCCGGCCTATCCGAACCTCGCCGAGCTCGACGCGAGCGCAGAGGTCGTCACCCCCGACGCCGGCGCGCCGATCGCGGGCACCGTCGGCTTCATCATGTTCAGCGGCGCGAGCAAGCTGGAGATCAAGGAAGACGAGAAGGGAAACCTCAAGGTCGGCTGGGGAGCGCAGCCGCTCCCGAAGCGAAGCGCGGTCCTGCTCTCGGGCCGCACCCAGGTCGTCAACGGCGCGACGTACTACGAGACCGTCGGCGGCTTCTACGTGCTGCTCCCGCAGCTGAAGCTCACGCGCCCGCAGATCCCCGCCGACGTCGGCGAAGGCGAGAAGTGGATCGACGTCGACGTCACGCGCCAGCAGCTCGTCGCCTTCGAGGGGCGCCGGCCCGTCTTCGCGACCCTCATCTCCTCGGGGCGCAAGAACGAGGGCGATCCGGAGCACAACTACGCCACGCCGCCCGGCGTCTACCGCGTCCGCGAGAAGCACGTGACCGCGACGATGGACGCCGACACCGCCGCGGACGGCCCGTACTCGATCGAGGACGTGCCCTGGGTCATGTACTTCCAGGGCAGCTACGCGCTCCACGGCGCCTTCTGGCACGACAGCTTCGGCAACCAGCGCAGCCACGGCTGCGTGAACATGAGCCCCGACGACGCGCGCAGGCTGTTCGACTGGGCCGATCCGCCGCTCCCGAACGGCTGGCACGGCGTCTTCAGCAAGGACGACAACAGCGGCTCCCGCGTCGTCGTCCACGAAGACCCGCCGCCCAAGCGGCGCTGA
- a CDS encoding MFS transporter, translating to MDLSKAQRRTLFVVWLTYGCFYLCRVNIGPARVEIERSFAIDPLEMGLVLGSLKIGYAIGQLLNGQFAERFGPRRILLNGLFGSVTACLLFAAAGSIADALPLAGPVNAVVHVFSANVTLGRTAAVLLVIWFANGLLQAGGWPPTVKIMASWFTPTQRGRIMGVIGTSYQLGSALTIAASGALVTVFGDWRAAFVIPALVLAAVGVHARLRMAERPKPGEAPAMEALAPVTAEPAAKLSVKETLLVTFTNPKIWVLAIALFGLDIVRYGFLDWAPGHIKKLHGSGVLLAGLKVAVFPLAGGVGALASGWATDRWFQSRRAPVIAVTLAMVGVLTLVFDYVAPLGSAPTVLVLALIGFFLYGAQILLVGTAAQDFAKKGTTAAAAGFVDFMGYVGAFSGDVVTGWLLKHADFHSAILFWAAAAVVAAALSATLWRTKPVGA from the coding sequence GTGGATCTCTCGAAGGCGCAGCGACGCACGCTCTTCGTCGTCTGGCTGACGTACGGCTGCTTCTACCTTTGCCGCGTCAACATCGGACCGGCGCGGGTCGAGATCGAGCGGAGCTTCGCGATCGATCCGCTCGAGATGGGGCTCGTCCTCGGCTCGCTGAAGATCGGGTACGCGATCGGCCAGCTCCTCAACGGCCAGTTCGCGGAGCGCTTCGGGCCGCGGCGGATCCTCTTGAACGGTTTGTTCGGCTCCGTCACCGCGTGCCTCCTCTTCGCCGCCGCGGGGTCGATCGCGGACGCGCTGCCGCTCGCGGGGCCGGTGAACGCGGTCGTGCACGTGTTCTCGGCGAACGTGACGCTCGGGCGCACGGCGGCGGTCCTCCTCGTGATCTGGTTCGCGAACGGTCTCCTCCAGGCCGGCGGGTGGCCGCCGACGGTGAAGATCATGGCGAGCTGGTTCACGCCGACGCAGCGCGGGCGGATCATGGGCGTGATCGGCACGAGCTACCAGCTCGGCTCCGCGCTCACGATCGCGGCGTCGGGCGCGCTCGTCACGGTGTTCGGCGACTGGCGCGCGGCGTTCGTGATCCCCGCCCTCGTCCTCGCCGCCGTCGGCGTCCACGCGCGGCTCCGGATGGCGGAGCGGCCGAAGCCGGGCGAGGCGCCGGCGATGGAGGCGCTCGCGCCGGTGACGGCGGAGCCCGCGGCGAAGCTCTCGGTGAAGGAGACGCTCCTCGTCACGTTCACGAACCCGAAGATCTGGGTCCTCGCGATCGCGCTCTTCGGCCTCGACATCGTGCGCTACGGCTTCCTCGACTGGGCGCCGGGGCACATCAAGAAGCTCCACGGCTCGGGGGTCCTCCTCGCCGGCCTCAAGGTCGCGGTGTTCCCGCTCGCGGGCGGCGTCGGCGCGCTCGCGTCGGGATGGGCGACGGATCGCTGGTTCCAGTCGCGCCGCGCGCCCGTCATCGCGGTCACGCTCGCGATGGTCGGCGTGCTCACGCTGGTCTTCGACTACGTCGCGCCGCTCGGGAGCGCGCCGACGGTGCTCGTCCTCGCGCTGATCGGCTTCTTCCTCTACGGCGCGCAGATCCTCCTCGTCGGCACCGCGGCGCAGGACTTCGCGAAGAAGGGCACGACCGCCGCCGCGGCGGGCTTCGTCGACTTCATGGGCTACGTCGGCGCCTTCAGCGGCGACGTCGTCACCGGCTGGCTCCTCAAGCACGCCGACTTCCACTCCGCGATCCTGTTCTGGGCCGCCGCCGCCGTCGTCGCGGCCGCGCTCTCCGCGACGCTCTGGCGGACGAAGCCGGTCGGCGCCTGA
- a CDS encoding NAD-dependent malic enzyme, with protein sequence MTAFIDVRETGAALLRSPLTNKGTAFTREERAALGLDGLLPPRVETLEQQVTRAYAAFTLESTSLGRYRFLRRVQDTNEVLYYALLASHLREMLPVVYTPTVGEGVERFSDVYEQARGLTLSIEDDRDFAEVLAEYPVEDPAMIVATDSSAILGIGDQGWNGLAISIGKLALYTIAGGVSPLRTVPVVLDVGTDRAALRDEPAYLGVRKERLRGEAHLAFVRRFVEAVKTRWPNAIIQWEDFGKETAFGVLDAFRDVVPSFNDDVQGTGAVALAGLIAAAHAKGGTIANERFVVFGAGAGGIGVARAIQGGLERSGLSRAEAHARLFVVDSKGLLVEGRAMEDYKRDFAQPAALTKDWTMAGPIPTLVETIANGKVTAVLGLSGQRASFDERVVRATAENTSRPIVFALSNPTSACEAVPADVLRWTQGRAIVATGSPFEPVTEGGVTRAIGQGNNAFVFPGLGFGAILTRAKKITDGMVAEAAQALADFTIERYGAEGLVYPPVEDLRAASARVAAKVARRAVADGVAQHTELGDLEDHIAKTAWTPVYRSFRRAV encoded by the coding sequence ATGACCGCGTTCATCGACGTGCGCGAAACCGGGGCCGCGCTCCTTCGCTCGCCGCTCACGAACAAAGGCACCGCGTTCACGCGCGAGGAGCGCGCCGCGCTCGGGCTCGACGGCCTCCTCCCGCCGCGGGTGGAGACGCTCGAGCAGCAGGTCACGCGCGCGTACGCCGCGTTCACGCTCGAGAGCACGTCGCTCGGCCGCTACCGCTTCCTCCGTCGCGTGCAGGACACGAACGAGGTCCTCTACTACGCGCTCCTCGCGAGCCACCTCCGCGAGATGCTCCCCGTCGTCTACACCCCGACCGTGGGCGAGGGCGTGGAGCGCTTCTCCGACGTCTACGAGCAGGCGCGCGGGCTCACGCTCTCGATCGAGGACGACCGCGACTTCGCGGAGGTGCTCGCGGAGTACCCGGTCGAAGACCCCGCGATGATCGTCGCGACCGACTCGTCCGCGATCCTCGGCATCGGCGATCAGGGCTGGAACGGCCTCGCGATCTCGATCGGCAAGCTCGCGCTCTACACCATCGCCGGCGGCGTGAGCCCGCTCCGCACCGTGCCGGTCGTCCTCGACGTCGGGACCGATCGCGCCGCGCTCCGCGACGAGCCCGCCTACCTCGGCGTGCGCAAGGAGCGCCTCCGCGGCGAGGCCCACCTCGCGTTCGTCCGCCGCTTCGTCGAGGCGGTGAAGACGCGGTGGCCGAACGCGATCATCCAGTGGGAGGACTTCGGCAAGGAGACGGCGTTCGGCGTGCTCGACGCGTTCCGCGACGTCGTCCCGTCGTTCAACGACGACGTGCAAGGGACCGGCGCGGTCGCGCTCGCGGGCCTCATCGCCGCCGCGCACGCGAAGGGCGGGACGATCGCGAACGAGCGCTTCGTCGTGTTCGGCGCCGGCGCGGGCGGCATCGGCGTCGCGCGCGCGATCCAGGGCGGCCTCGAGCGGAGCGGCCTCTCGCGCGCCGAAGCGCACGCACGCCTCTTCGTCGTCGACTCGAAGGGCCTCCTCGTCGAAGGCCGCGCGATGGAGGACTACAAACGTGACTTCGCGCAGCCCGCGGCGCTGACGAAGGACTGGACGATGGCGGGGCCGATCCCTACCTTGGTCGAGACGATCGCGAACGGCAAGGTCACCGCCGTCCTCGGCCTCTCCGGCCAGCGCGCGTCGTTCGACGAGCGCGTCGTCCGCGCGACGGCGGAGAACACGTCGCGGCCGATCGTCTTCGCGCTCTCGAACCCCACCAGCGCGTGCGAGGCGGTCCCCGCCGACGTGCTCCGTTGGACGCAGGGGCGCGCGATCGTCGCGACGGGGAGCCCGTTCGAGCCGGTCACGGAGGGCGGCGTCACGCGCGCGATCGGGCAGGGCAACAACGCGTTCGTGTTCCCCGGCCTCGGCTTCGGCGCGATCCTCACCCGCGCGAAGAAGATCACCGACGGCATGGTCGCGGAGGCGGCGCAGGCGCTCGCGGACTTCACGATCGAGCGCTACGGCGCCGAGGGGCTCGTCTATCCGCCGGTCGAGGACCTCCGCGCCGCCTCCGCGCGCGTGGCGGCGAAGGTCGCGCGCCGCGCGGTGGCCGACGGCGTCGCGCAGCACACCGAGCTCGGCGACCTCGAGGACCACATCGCGAAGACGGCGTGGACGCCGGTCTACCGCTCCTTCCGCCGCGCGGTCTGA